The following are encoded together in the Citrobacter arsenatis genome:
- the ppsA gene encoding phosphoenolpyruvate synthase — translation MSNNGSSPLVLWYNQLGMNDVDRVGGKNASLGEMITNLSGMGVSVPNGFATTADAFNQFLDQSGVNQRIYELLDKTDIDDVTELAKAGAQIRQWIIDTPFQPELENAVRDAYAQLSADDAHASFAVRSSATAEDMPDASFAGQQETFLNVQGFDAVLVAIKHVFASLFNDRAISYRVHQGYDHRGVALSAGVQRMVRSDLASSGVMFSIDTESGFDQVVFITSAWGLGEMVVQGAVNPDEFYVHKPTLAANRPAIVRRTMGSKKIRMVYAPTQEHGKQVTIEDVPQEQRDIFSLTNAEVQELAKQAVQIEKHYGRPMDIEWAKDGHTGKLFIVQARPETVRSRGQVMERYTLHAQGKIIAEGRAIGHRIGAGPVKVIHDISEMNRIEPGDVLVTDMTDPDWEPIMKKAAAIVTNRGGRTCHAAIIARELGIPAVVGCGDATERMKDGEKVTVSCAEGDTGYVYADMLDFSVKSSSVETMPDLPLKVMMNVGNPDRAFDFACLPNEGVGLARLEFIINRMIGVHPRALLEFDDQTPELQNEIRSMMKGFDSPREFYVGRLTEGIATLGAAFYPKRVIVRMSDFKSNEYANLVGGERYEPHEENPMLGFRGAGRYVADSFRDCFALECDAVKRVRNDMGLTNVEVMVPFVRTVAQAKAVVEELARQGLKRGENGLKIIMMCEIPSNALLAEQFLEYFDGFSIGSNDMTQLALGLDRDSGVVSELFDERNDAVKALLSMAIRAAKKQGKYVGICGQGPSDHEDFAAWLMEEGIDSLSLNPDTVVQTWLSLAELNK, via the coding sequence ATGTCCAACAATGGCTCGTCACCGCTGGTGCTTTGGTATAACCAACTCGGCATGAATGATGTAGACAGAGTTGGGGGCAAAAATGCCTCCCTGGGTGAAATGATTACTAACCTTTCCGGTATGGGTGTTTCCGTACCGAATGGTTTTGCAACGACCGCCGATGCGTTTAACCAGTTTCTGGACCAGAGCGGTGTAAACCAGCGCATTTATGAGCTGCTGGATAAAACGGATATTGACGATGTCACCGAGCTTGCGAAAGCCGGGGCACAGATCCGCCAGTGGATTATCGACACTCCTTTCCAGCCCGAACTGGAAAATGCCGTCCGCGATGCCTACGCGCAGCTGTCAGCGGACGATGCCCATGCCTCTTTTGCCGTGCGCTCCTCCGCTACCGCAGAAGATATGCCAGATGCGTCATTTGCCGGTCAGCAGGAAACCTTCCTCAACGTCCAGGGATTTGATGCTGTACTGGTTGCCATTAAACACGTATTTGCCTCGCTGTTTAACGACCGCGCGATCTCTTATCGTGTTCACCAGGGTTATGACCACCGTGGTGTGGCGCTCTCTGCTGGCGTCCAGCGGATGGTGCGATCGGACCTCGCGTCCTCCGGCGTAATGTTCTCCATTGATACCGAGTCCGGCTTCGATCAGGTGGTGTTTATCACGTCCGCATGGGGTCTGGGCGAGATGGTAGTGCAGGGGGCTGTTAACCCGGATGAATTCTACGTGCACAAACCGACTCTGGCGGCTAATCGTCCGGCGATCGTCCGTCGCACAATGGGTTCGAAAAAAATCCGTATGGTCTACGCGCCAACCCAGGAACACGGTAAGCAGGTAACGATTGAAGATGTACCGCAGGAACAGCGCGACATTTTCTCCCTGACCAACGCTGAAGTGCAGGAGCTGGCGAAGCAGGCGGTACAGATCGAGAAGCACTACGGTCGTCCGATGGATATCGAATGGGCGAAAGACGGTCATACCGGCAAGCTGTTCATTGTGCAGGCGCGTCCGGAAACCGTGCGTTCTCGCGGCCAGGTAATGGAGCGTTATACGCTGCATGCGCAGGGTAAAATTATTGCTGAAGGTCGTGCTATCGGCCATCGCATTGGCGCGGGCCCGGTCAAAGTCATTCATGACATCAGCGAAATGAACCGTATCGAGCCAGGCGACGTTCTGGTTACCGACATGACCGACCCGGACTGGGAACCGATCATGAAGAAAGCGGCGGCGATTGTCACCAACCGTGGCGGTCGTACCTGTCACGCGGCGATCATTGCCCGTGAACTGGGGATCCCGGCTGTGGTTGGTTGTGGTGATGCCACCGAACGTATGAAAGACGGTGAGAAGGTAACCGTTTCCTGCGCTGAAGGTGATACCGGTTACGTTTACGCTGACATGCTCGACTTCAGCGTGAAGAGTTCCAGCGTGGAGACCATGCCGGATCTGCCGTTGAAGGTGATGATGAACGTCGGTAACCCGGACCGCGCTTTCGACTTCGCTTGTCTGCCAAACGAAGGTGTCGGCCTGGCGCGTCTGGAATTTATCATCAACCGCATGATCGGCGTCCACCCGCGTGCGCTGCTGGAGTTCGATGATCAGACCCCTGAGCTGCAAAACGAAATCCGCAGCATGATGAAAGGTTTCGATTCCCCACGTGAATTCTACGTCGGTCGTCTGACGGAAGGGATCGCAACGCTGGGTGCGGCGTTCTATCCAAAACGCGTTATCGTGCGCATGTCGGACTTTAAGTCCAATGAATATGCCAACCTCGTCGGCGGTGAGCGTTATGAGCCACATGAAGAAAACCCAATGCTGGGCTTCCGTGGGGCGGGGCGTTACGTTGCCGATAGCTTCCGCGACTGTTTTGCGCTGGAATGTGACGCAGTGAAACGTGTCCGTAACGACATGGGCCTGACTAACGTTGAAGTGATGGTACCGTTCGTACGTACCGTTGCTCAGGCGAAAGCGGTAGTGGAAGAGCTGGCGCGTCAGGGGCTGAAACGCGGTGAGAACGGACTGAAGATCATCATGATGTGTGAGATCCCGTCCAACGCCTTGCTGGCCGAGCAGTTCCTTGAGTATTTCGACGGTTTCTCCATCGGCTCAAACGACATGACGCAGTTGGCGCTAGGTCTGGACCGCGACTCTGGTGTGGTTTCTGAACTGTTTGATGAGCGTAACGACGCGGTGAAAGCGCTGCTGTCGATGGCGATTCGCGCAGCCAAGAAACAGGGCAAGTACGTGGGTATTTGCGGTCAGGGGCCCTCTGACCACGAAGACTTTGCAGCCTGGCTGATGGAAGAGGGAATCGACAGCCTGTCGCTGAACCCGGATACCGTCGTGCAGACATGGCTGAGTCTGGCGGAACTGAACAAGTAA
- the fadK gene encoding medium-chain fatty-acid--CoA ligase has product MSITLTFNTERREAWRQQGLWGDASLGDYWRQTVRAMPDKIAVVDNHGAAYTYAALDGAASSLATWFLACGIQPGDRIAFQLPGWCEFTLIYLACLKTGAVSVPLLPAWREAELVWVLNKCKAKIFFAPTLFKQTRPVDLILPLQNQLPHLQQIVAVDKLAPATTSVALSQLLLAPPLTEVINVHADELAAVLFTSGTEGMPKGVMLTHNNILASERAYCARLNLTWQDVFLMPAPLGHATGFLHGVTAPFLIGARSVLLDIFTPTACLELLEQQRCTCVLGATPFVYDMLCSMENRSCDLTSLRFFLCGGTTIPQKIVRDCQQRGIKLLSIYGSTESSPHALVDLDDSLSRMMNTDGYAAAGVEIKVVDDARNTLPAGVEGEEASRGPNVFMGYLDEPELTARALDQDGWYYSGDLCRMDDAGYIKITGRKKDIIVRGGENISSREVEDILLQHPRIHDACVVAMPDERLGERSCAYVVLKPPHHSLSLESVVAFFSRKRVAKYKYPEHIVIVEKLPSTASGKVQKYQLRQDIIQRLNVESVEIVAG; this is encoded by the coding sequence ATGAGTATCACACTAACGTTTAATACCGAACGTCGCGAAGCCTGGCGACAACAGGGTTTATGGGGCGATGCTTCGCTTGGCGATTACTGGCGTCAAACGGTCAGAGCCATGCCGGATAAAATTGCCGTGGTTGATAATCATGGCGCTGCTTATACCTACGCGGCACTCGACGGCGCGGCCAGCAGTCTGGCAACCTGGTTTTTAGCCTGCGGTATTCAACCCGGCGACCGTATTGCCTTTCAGTTGCCGGGCTGGTGCGAATTTACCCTTATCTATCTGGCCTGCCTGAAAACCGGGGCCGTTTCAGTACCGTTGTTGCCTGCCTGGCGCGAAGCGGAGCTGGTGTGGGTACTGAACAAATGCAAAGCGAAGATTTTTTTCGCGCCTACACTTTTCAAACAGACCCGACCGGTAGACCTTATCCTGCCCTTACAAAACCAATTACCGCATCTGCAACAAATTGTCGCCGTGGATAAACTGGCACCGGCAACCACCTCAGTGGCGCTCAGCCAGCTGCTTTTAGCACCACCATTGACGGAGGTTATTAACGTTCACGCCGATGAACTGGCTGCCGTGCTGTTTACCTCCGGAACCGAAGGAATGCCGAAAGGCGTAATGTTAACCCATAACAACATCCTTGCCAGCGAACGTGCCTATTGTGCGCGTCTCAATCTCACCTGGCAGGATGTGTTTTTGATGCCCGCTCCACTTGGACACGCTACAGGTTTTCTGCATGGCGTTACCGCACCGTTTTTAATCGGTGCCCGCAGCGTATTGTTGGATATTTTCACCCCAACAGCCTGTCTTGAATTGCTGGAGCAACAACGCTGTACCTGCGTACTCGGTGCAACCCCCTTCGTCTACGACATGTTGTGTAGCATGGAAAACCGGTCCTGCGATCTCACTTCACTTCGTTTTTTCTTATGTGGAGGCACCACCATTCCGCAAAAAATTGTCCGAGACTGCCAACAGCGCGGTATTAAATTGTTAAGCATCTATGGTTCCACGGAGAGCTCGCCGCATGCGCTGGTCGATCTCGATGACTCACTTTCGCGCATGATGAATACCGATGGATATGCCGCCGCCGGCGTCGAAATTAAAGTCGTCGATGACGCGCGCAATACGTTGCCTGCGGGGGTAGAAGGTGAAGAAGCCTCGCGTGGCCCGAATGTGTTTATGGGCTACCTCGATGAGCCCGAACTGACCGCCCGCGCGCTGGATCAAGACGGCTGGTATTACAGTGGCGACTTGTGCCGGATGGACGACGCGGGATACATCAAAATCACCGGACGCAAGAAAGATATTATTGTGCGCGGCGGGGAAAATATTAGCAGCCGCGAAGTTGAGGATATTTTATTGCAGCATCCACGCATTCATGATGCCTGCGTTGTCGCGATGCCGGACGAACGCTTAGGTGAACGCTCGTGCGCTTACGTTGTGCTGAAACCTCCGCATCACTCACTTTCGCTGGAGTCAGTGGTGGCCTTTTTTAGCCGCAAACGGGTGGCAAAGTATAAATATCCGGAGCACATCGTGATTGTCGAGAAGTTACCGAGCACGGCGTCCGGCAAGGTACAAAAATACCAGTTGCGTCAGGATATTATTCAGCGTTTAAACGTGGAGAGTGTGGAGATCGTTGCAGGATAA
- a CDS encoding ferredoxin family protein — translation MNQDNNVNVDVKLGVNKFNVDEGHPHIILAEHPDLNEFRKLLKACPAGLYKQDESGNIHFDSAGCLECGTCRVLCGDTILDQWEYPVGTFGVDFRYG, via the coding sequence ATGAACCAGGACAATAACGTTAACGTCGACGTCAAATTGGGTGTGAATAAATTCAATGTCGATGAAGGCCATCCACACATCATCCTGGCTGAGCATCCCGATCTTAATGAATTTCGCAAGCTGCTGAAAGCCTGTCCCGCCGGGCTGTATAAGCAGGACGAGAGTGGCAATATTCATTTTGACTCCGCAGGCTGCCTGGAGTGTGGCACCTGCCGGGTGCTGTGCGGCGACACTATCCTCGACCAATGGGAATATCCGGTCGGAACATTTGGCGTTGATTTCCGCTACGGCTAG
- a CDS encoding FAD-dependent oxidoreductase: MSDEKFDAIVVGAGVAGTIAGYVMAQAGLDVLIIERGNSAGSKNMTGGRLYAHSLERIIPGFAQEAPLERKVTREKISFLTEESAVTLDFHREKDNAPAQDSYTVLRNRLDPWLMEKAEQAGAQFIPGVRVDALIREGNKVTGVQAGDDILEANMVILADGVNSMLGRSLGMVPPSSAHHYAVGVKELIGLPPAVIADRFNLSANEGTAWLFAGSPSDGLMGGGFLYTNQDSVSLGLVCGLGDIAHATKSIPQMLEDFKRHPTIRPLIAGGELLEYSAHMVPEGGLTMVPKLVDDGVMIVGDAAGFCLNLGYTVRGMDLAIASAEAAAQTAIAAKERQDYSASSLMGYKRALEQGCVMRDLQHFRKIPALMENPRLFTQYPRMMADIMSDMFTVDGRPNQPVRKMMMSHARKIGLMNLLKDGIKGATAL, translated from the coding sequence ATGTCAGATGAAAAATTTGATGCCATTGTGGTCGGTGCTGGCGTGGCGGGTACAATTGCAGGCTACGTTATGGCCCAGGCCGGGCTGGATGTACTAATCATCGAGCGTGGAAACAGTGCGGGCAGTAAAAATATGACCGGCGGGAGACTCTACGCGCATAGCCTTGAACGCATCATACCCGGTTTTGCACAGGAAGCACCGCTTGAGCGCAAAGTCACCCGCGAAAAAATCTCCTTCCTGACCGAAGAGAGCGCCGTCACTCTCGACTTCCATCGTGAAAAAGACAACGCGCCAGCGCAGGACTCTTACACCGTGTTGCGCAACCGGCTTGACCCCTGGCTGATGGAAAAAGCGGAACAGGCAGGCGCGCAGTTTATTCCCGGCGTGCGCGTCGACGCACTAATCCGCGAAGGTAATAAGGTCACCGGCGTGCAAGCCGGTGACGATATCCTGGAAGCCAATATGGTCATCCTTGCCGATGGCGTCAATTCTATGCTGGGACGGTCACTGGGGATGGTGCCCCCCTCTTCAGCACACCACTATGCCGTGGGCGTAAAAGAGCTGATCGGCTTACCACCTGCGGTCATTGCGGATCGATTCAACCTGTCCGCTAACGAAGGTACAGCCTGGCTGTTTGCAGGCTCACCGTCTGATGGGTTGATGGGAGGAGGATTTTTGTATACCAACCAGGACTCCGTCTCTCTGGGTCTGGTGTGTGGTCTGGGGGATATTGCCCATGCGACGAAAAGCATTCCACAAATGTTGGAAGACTTTAAGCGACACCCGACTATTCGTCCATTGATTGCCGGTGGTGAATTACTGGAATATTCCGCGCATATGGTGCCGGAAGGCGGTCTGACAATGGTTCCGAAACTGGTCGATGACGGTGTGATGATCGTCGGCGATGCCGCTGGTTTCTGTCTGAATCTGGGTTACACGGTACGCGGCATGGATTTGGCGATAGCCTCCGCAGAAGCTGCCGCTCAAACAGCCATTGCCGCAAAAGAGCGCCAGGATTACTCAGCCAGTAGCCTGATGGGCTACAAACGCGCCCTCGAACAGGGCTGCGTGATGCGTGATTTACAGCATTTTCGCAAGATCCCGGCGCTGATGGAAAACCCGCGCCTGTTCACCCAATATCCCCGCATGATGGCCGATATTATGAGCGATATGTTTACCGTCGACGGACGTCCAAATCAGCCGGTTCGCAAGATGATGATGTCTCATGCCAGGAAAATTGGGCTGATGAACTTACTGAAAGATGGCATCAAGGGAGCAACCGCACTATGA
- a CDS encoding electron transfer flavoprotein subunit alpha, translating to MSKLANVWVFSDNAERYAELMAGARLWGEQVRLIVQGSEQANQVKPLGADEVIVLAATSGLQRVENYAETIAALMHEHAGLLLMPATKRAKSLGARLSIQLNAAMVNDATSVTLDDDALFAEHRMYGGLAFGKEKIKTPLAIITLAPGWLEPVEENASHNCPVVSAAYIAPHHEIMCQERRAKSVSSVDLSKAKRVVGVGRGLVAQNDLEMVHQLAILLGAEVGCSRPIAEGENWMERERYIGVSGVLLKSDLYLTLGISGQIQHMVGGNGAKVIVAINKDKKAPIFNYADYGLVGDIYKVVPALIEHLSR from the coding sequence ATGAGTAAATTAGCCAACGTATGGGTGTTCAGCGATAACGCAGAACGCTATGCAGAATTAATGGCCGGCGCTCGCCTGTGGGGTGAACAGGTACGCCTTATTGTGCAAGGCAGTGAACAGGCCAATCAGGTTAAACCTCTGGGTGCTGATGAAGTCATCGTGCTTGCAGCAACTTCTGGTTTGCAGCGTGTTGAAAATTACGCCGAGACCATTGCTGCCCTGATGCATGAACACGCCGGACTACTGCTGATGCCCGCCACCAAACGCGCTAAATCCCTTGGTGCGCGGTTAAGTATTCAGCTCAATGCTGCGATGGTAAACGATGCCACATCGGTAACGCTTGATGATGACGCCTTGTTCGCAGAACACCGTATGTATGGTGGCCTGGCATTCGGCAAAGAAAAAATCAAAACCCCGCTGGCGATTATCACGCTTGCCCCTGGCTGGCTTGAACCGGTAGAGGAGAATGCCTCGCACAACTGCCCTGTTGTCTCAGCCGCTTACATTGCACCGCACCATGAAATTATGTGCCAGGAACGTCGTGCCAAATCCGTAAGCAGCGTGGATCTCAGCAAAGCCAAACGCGTGGTGGGTGTGGGCCGCGGTCTGGTTGCGCAAAACGATCTGGAAATGGTGCACCAACTGGCAATCTTACTGGGCGCGGAAGTGGGTTGTTCACGACCGATTGCCGAAGGCGAAAACTGGATGGAACGTGAACGCTATATTGGTGTTTCTGGCGTGTTACTGAAATCAGATCTCTACCTCACGCTGGGCATCTCAGGACAAATTCAGCATATGGTCGGCGGTAACGGCGCGAAAGTCATTGTCGCTATCAACAAAGATAAAAAAGCCCCTATTTTCAATTACGCCGATTACGGCCTGGTGGGCGACATCTACAAAGTTGTTCCAGCCCTTATTGAACACCTCAGTCGCTAA
- a CDS encoding electron transfer flavoprotein has translation MKIITCFKLVPEEQDIVVTPQRSLNFDRADAKISQFDLNAIEAAAQLSAEGDEIVALTVGGSLLQNSKVRKDVLSRGPDSLFMVQDPQLEHSLPRDTAQALACAAEHMGFDLMLFGEGSGDIYAQQVGLLVGELLQLPVINAVSNIQRNGDRLVVERTLEDEVEVIDLLLPAVLCVTSDINTPRIPSMKAILGAGKKPVTPWQASDIGWIPASPLAELVSLTVPPQTERQHIILENDSAEAIAELAEHMKKALN, from the coding sequence ATGAAAATAATAACCTGCTTTAAGTTGGTGCCTGAAGAACAGGACATTGTTGTTACCCCACAGCGTTCGCTTAACTTTGACCGGGCCGACGCAAAAATCAGTCAGTTTGATTTGAATGCGATAGAGGCCGCAGCACAACTTAGCGCGGAAGGTGATGAAATCGTCGCCTTAACGGTGGGTGGTTCGCTACTGCAGAACTCCAAAGTGCGTAAAGACGTGCTGTCCCGCGGGCCGGACAGTCTGTTTATGGTGCAGGATCCCCAGTTGGAACATTCATTGCCGCGGGATACCGCTCAGGCACTGGCCTGCGCAGCTGAACACATGGGCTTCGATCTGATGCTGTTCGGTGAAGGATCGGGGGATATCTACGCGCAGCAGGTCGGTTTACTGGTTGGCGAACTCTTACAGCTCCCGGTAATCAATGCCGTTAGCAACATCCAACGTAACGGCGATCGCCTTGTGGTTGAACGCACGCTGGAAGATGAAGTCGAAGTGATTGATCTGCTGCTCCCCGCCGTACTTTGCGTGACGTCGGATATCAACACACCGCGTATCCCCTCGATGAAAGCGATTCTGGGCGCAGGTAAAAAACCGGTCACTCCGTGGCAAGCCAGCGATATTGGTTGGATACCTGCGTCACCGTTAGCAGAACTGGTGAGTCTCACCGTGCCGCCGCAAACCGAACGTCAGCACATCATTCTGGAAAATGACTCAGCAGAAGCCATTGCCGAACTGGCTGAACATATGAAAAAAGCCCTGAACTAA
- a CDS encoding AraC family transcriptional regulator produces the protein MYQRCFDNAMETLFEQGKNPRFSRFVISDDPNWESGHHVHDNETELIYVKKGVARLIIDSSLYVAHAGDIVVIEQGRLHAVASDSSSPATTYTCALYGFRFNDWQDNQLLQMHSCPVISVTQGKEVIKSIFNELSVMLPQSKNNLTSSAYDAFAYALTVLYYENFKNAYRSEQGYIKKDVLIKDVLVYLNNNFREKITLDQLSKKFRASVSYICHEFTKEYRISPINYVIQRRMTEAKFALTNTEASLAEISWRVGYENVDHFAKLFQRHVGCTPSDYRKQFKNNLAEQECLIPEV, from the coding sequence ATGTATCAACGTTGCTTTGATAATGCCATGGAGACCCTTTTTGAACAGGGAAAAAACCCGAGATTCTCGCGATTCGTCATCAGTGATGACCCTAACTGGGAGTCTGGTCATCATGTGCACGATAATGAAACAGAGCTTATTTATGTCAAAAAAGGGGTTGCAAGATTAATTATCGATTCGTCGCTGTATGTCGCGCATGCCGGGGATATCGTGGTGATAGAACAAGGTCGACTGCATGCGGTTGCTTCGGATAGCAGTTCACCCGCAACCACTTACACCTGCGCGCTCTACGGTTTTCGTTTCAACGACTGGCAGGATAATCAGTTATTACAGATGCACTCGTGTCCGGTCATTAGTGTTACTCAGGGTAAGGAAGTTATTAAGAGTATCTTTAATGAGTTGAGCGTTATGCTGCCGCAGAGCAAAAATAACCTGACGTCTTCTGCTTACGATGCTTTTGCCTATGCTCTAACCGTCTTATATTACGAAAATTTTAAAAATGCCTATCGTTCTGAACAGGGTTATATTAAAAAAGATGTTTTAATTAAAGATGTATTGGTTTATTTGAATAACAACTTCCGTGAAAAAATCACTCTTGATCAGTTATCCAAAAAATTCCGCGCCAGTGTCAGTTATATCTGTCACGAATTTACTAAGGAGTATCGTATTTCGCCGATCAACTATGTGATTCAGCGACGAATGACCGAGGCGAAATTTGCCCTGACGAATACGGAAGCTTCGTTAGCGGAAATCTCCTGGCGGGTAGGGTATGAAAATGTCGATCACTTTGCCAAACTCTTTCAACGGCATGTGGGATGTACTCCCAGCGATTATCGTAAGCAGTTTAAAAA